The following are encoded together in the Pectobacterium punjabense genome:
- a CDS encoding LysR family transcriptional regulator has protein sequence MDIKQLQYLCNLEKERHFGRAAEASFVSQPTLSMRLKNLEKELDLALINRGNNFEGFTAEGERVLAWAREIVSVYQGLKLEVASLKRGVSGVLRIGAVPQSSIALSSLLAVVNKEYPQLDFQISLFSADQLLEALNAHSVDVGIGFFEFSTLQELHFQASPLTERGVDLLFHPHHFPQLIGDVPLTLDALSEVPLCLAEASRYFRRYLDSHFREMGVSPWVKVESASVLQLIQSVYVGLGCGIVPHGSLIPEMTPALTLRPLQFPPMRRQPAVVIAQAGRATPLAQNFFDVAQQWLQAQS, from the coding sequence ATGGATATTAAACAGCTGCAATACCTATGCAATTTGGAGAAGGAACGCCATTTTGGCCGGGCAGCGGAAGCCAGTTTTGTCAGTCAGCCCACGCTCTCCATGCGGTTGAAAAATCTGGAGAAGGAGCTGGATCTGGCGTTAATCAATCGGGGTAACAATTTTGAAGGCTTCACGGCCGAAGGTGAGCGCGTGCTGGCCTGGGCGCGTGAGATCGTTTCGGTCTATCAGGGATTAAAGCTGGAAGTCGCGTCGCTGAAACGTGGCGTAAGCGGGGTATTGCGTATCGGGGCGGTGCCGCAAAGCAGTATCGCGCTGTCGAGCCTGCTGGCGGTGGTGAATAAGGAATACCCACAGTTGGATTTCCAAATCTCGCTGTTCAGTGCGGATCAACTGCTGGAAGCGCTGAATGCGCATTCGGTGGATGTCGGCATCGGCTTTTTTGAATTTTCAACGCTACAGGAACTGCACTTTCAGGCATCGCCGCTGACGGAGCGGGGCGTTGATCTGTTGTTCCATCCGCACCATTTTCCGCAGTTGATAGGGGATGTGCCGCTGACTCTCGATGCGCTTTCTGAGGTGCCACTCTGTCTGGCGGAAGCCAGCCGCTATTTTCGCCGCTATCTGGATAGCCATTTTCGTGAAATGGGCGTCTCGCCGTGGGTCAAGGTGGAAAGCGCTTCCGTTCTGCAATTGATCCAAAGCGTCTACGTTGGGCTTGGGTGTGGGATTGTGCCCCACGGTAGCCTGATCCCAGAGATGACGCCTGCGTTAACGCTGCGGCCGCTGCAATTTCCCCCGATGCGCCGCCAGCCTGCGGTTGTCATCGCGCAGGCAGGTAGAGCGACGCCGCTGGCACAGAATTTCTTTGACGTCGCGCAGCAGTGGTTGCAGGCTCAGTCATAG
- a CDS encoding FdhF/YdeP family oxidoreductase: MKFKPSIKPYRNAAGGWGSLEATTRFVLDSKQALKNIRNLLRVNKSKGFDCPGCAWGDDNSSTFSFCENGAKAVSWEATRKAVDLDFFAAHSVTTLRQQSDYFLEYQGRLTHPMRYDRASDRYVPIDWDAAFALIAQHINKMAHPNQAELYTSGRASNEASYLYQLFGRMLGTNNFPDCSNMCHEASGTGLKQSIGVGKGTIRLDDFEHADAIFVFGQNPGTNHPRMLHSLRHAADRGAHIVSFNTLRERGLERFANPQNPLELLTPLSGTISETYLQPNLGGDMAAVRGMVKALLETHRQRLSDGEPGLFDQDFLSTHTQQVDEYLAVVDVTSWQKIEQQSGLSEAQLRYVAAIYQQSPRVICTWAMGITQHKHSVATVREIVNLQLLFGQLGKPGAGLCPVRGHSNVQGNRTMGIDEKPTAAFLDRLAAHYGFTPPYAAGHNTVEALEAMLRDEIKVLIALGGNLAAAAPDSARTEDALSRCDLTVHISTKLNRSHLVTGKVDALILPTLGRTDLDMQASGAQFITVEDSFSMVHASQGVGQPLSPLQRSETAIVCGIANAVLGNEKLDWLALADDYSRIRDHIAATIPGFTDFNANCDLPGGFYLGNAAAELRFNTLNGKAQFGHAALPDTLFPQLQGSDVPFTLQTLRSHDQYNTTIYGLDDRYRGVYGQREVLFMHPDDIAALGLEDGDRVDIETLWNDGITRIVNDFKLVSYNIPRGNLAAYYPETNPLVPLSSFGDETHTPTSKSVPVSVRRSTQAESLLRIA, encoded by the coding sequence ATGAAATTCAAACCATCTATCAAGCCATACCGCAATGCGGCTGGCGGCTGGGGCTCGTTGGAAGCCACCACGCGTTTTGTCCTCGACAGTAAGCAAGCGCTGAAAAATATCCGAAACTTGTTACGGGTCAATAAATCGAAAGGGTTTGACTGCCCCGGCTGTGCCTGGGGTGATGACAACAGCAGCACATTCAGCTTCTGCGAAAACGGGGCGAAAGCGGTGAGTTGGGAAGCGACGCGCAAGGCAGTCGATCTGGATTTCTTTGCCGCCCACAGCGTTACGACGCTACGCCAGCAAAGTGACTATTTTCTCGAGTATCAGGGGCGTTTAACCCACCCGATGCGCTACGATCGCGCCAGCGATCGCTATGTTCCCATCGACTGGGACGCCGCTTTTGCGCTGATCGCTCAGCATATCAACAAGATGGCACATCCTAATCAGGCCGAGCTTTATACGTCCGGCCGTGCCAGTAACGAAGCCTCTTATCTGTATCAGCTTTTTGGCCGTATGCTAGGCACTAACAATTTTCCTGACTGCTCGAATATGTGCCATGAAGCCAGCGGCACTGGCCTGAAACAGAGTATCGGCGTCGGCAAAGGCACTATCCGGCTGGATGATTTCGAACACGCTGACGCGATTTTCGTCTTCGGTCAGAACCCTGGCACCAATCATCCACGTATGCTGCACAGCCTACGTCACGCCGCCGATCGCGGTGCGCACATCGTTTCCTTCAATACGCTCCGCGAGCGCGGTCTGGAACGTTTTGCCAATCCGCAAAATCCGCTGGAACTGCTCACGCCGCTGTCCGGCACCATTAGTGAAACCTACCTGCAACCCAATCTGGGCGGTGATATGGCTGCCGTGCGCGGCATGGTAAAAGCGCTGCTGGAAACGCATCGTCAGCGCCTGTCTGACGGAGAGCCGGGGTTATTCGATCAGGATTTTCTGTCCACGCATACCCAACAGGTGGATGAATACCTCGCCGTAGTGGACGTCACAAGTTGGCAGAAAATCGAGCAGCAGTCCGGCTTGAGCGAAGCACAGCTACGCTATGTGGCGGCAATTTATCAGCAGTCACCGCGCGTGATCTGCACCTGGGCGATGGGCATTACCCAACACAAGCATTCCGTCGCCACCGTGCGCGAAATCGTAAACCTGCAACTGCTGTTTGGGCAATTGGGGAAACCGGGCGCGGGGCTGTGTCCGGTACGCGGTCATAGCAATGTGCAGGGTAACCGCACGATGGGGATCGATGAGAAACCGACCGCTGCGTTTCTCGATCGCCTGGCCGCACATTATGGCTTCACTCCACCTTATGCCGCAGGCCACAACACGGTAGAGGCGCTGGAAGCCATGTTGCGCGATGAGATAAAAGTGCTGATCGCATTAGGTGGTAACCTAGCCGCCGCCGCACCAGATTCAGCACGCACCGAAGACGCTCTCAGCCGTTGCGATCTGACCGTACATATCAGCACCAAGCTCAACCGCAGTCATCTGGTTACCGGCAAGGTTGATGCGCTGATTCTGCCGACGCTTGGCCGTACCGATCTCGACATGCAGGCCAGCGGCGCACAGTTTATTACCGTCGAGGATTCCTTCAGTATGGTGCATGCCTCGCAGGGTGTCGGGCAGCCGCTTTCGCCGTTGCAGCGCTCGGAAACCGCGATTGTTTGCGGTATTGCCAATGCGGTTCTCGGCAATGAAAAGCTCGACTGGCTGGCGCTGGCGGACGATTATTCACGCATCCGCGATCATATTGCCGCCACCATTCCTGGCTTTACCGATTTCAACGCCAACTGCGACCTGCCGGGCGGATTTTATCTCGGCAATGCCGCCGCAGAACTGCGGTTTAACACCCTCAACGGAAAAGCCCAATTCGGCCATGCTGCGCTGCCCGATACGCTGTTCCCGCAGCTACAAGGCAGCGATGTACCCTTTACGCTGCAAACCCTGCGTTCGCACGATCAGTACAACACCACGATTTATGGTCTGGATGACCGCTATCGCGGCGTTTATGGTCAGCGGGAAGTGCTGTTCATGCACCCCGATGACATTGCCGCGCTAGGGCTGGAAGATGGCGATCGGGTCGATATCGAAACGCTGTGGAACGATGGTATTACCCGCATCGTCAACGACTTCAAACTGGTGAGCTACAATATTCCACGCGGTAATCTGGCAGCCTATTACCCGGAAACCAACCCGCTGGTGCCGCTGTCCAGCTTTGGCGATGAAACGCACACGCCGACGTCGAAGTCGGTGCCCGTTAGCGTTCGGCGCAGTACGCAAGCAGAGTCTCTGCTGCGTATCGCTTAA
- a CDS encoding exoribonuclease II codes for MFQDNPLLAQLKQQLHSQTPRVEGVVKGTDKAFGFLEADGQKSYFIPPPHMKKVMHGDRITATLHTEKDREIVEPETLIEPFLTRFVGRIHKKDDRLSITPDHPLLKDAIPCRAARDVTHDFQDGDWAVAEMRRHPLKGDRGFHAELTQYITTGDDPLVPWWVTLSRHNLERSAPEVETTERHDGELVREDLTALNFVTIDSASTEDMDDALYVQDNDDGSLQLTIAIADPTAYVDAGSELDNIARQRAFTNYLPGFNIPMLPRALSDDICSLLPNERRPVLACRVTIAADGALGGDIHFFAAWIESKAKLAYDNVSDWLENQGEWQPQSEAIAEQIRLLHRLCLARSEWRTAHALVFKDRPDYRFLLGEKGDVLDIVVEHRRIANRIVEESMIAANVCAAIVLRDKLGFGIYNVHNGFDPASVEQAVAVLDTHGVQADAPTLLTLEGFCTLRRELDAQPTQFLDSRIRRFQSFAEVSTTPGPHFGLGLEAYATWTSPIRKYGDMVNHRLLKAVITGQAAEKPQDDITVQLAERRRLNRMAERDVGDWLYARYLKDKAGTDSRFNAEIIDVTRGGLRVRLLDNGAVAFIPSSFIHAVRDELVCNQEMGTLSVKGDVVYRQGDTLDVLIAEVRLETRSIVAKPAA; via the coding sequence ATGTTTCAAGATAATCCGCTGCTTGCACAGCTAAAACAGCAACTTCACTCTCAGACACCGCGTGTTGAAGGTGTCGTCAAAGGTACCGATAAGGCATTTGGCTTTCTTGAGGCTGACGGACAAAAAAGCTATTTCATTCCCCCTCCGCATATGAAAAAAGTGATGCACGGCGACCGGATTACCGCCACCCTGCATACGGAAAAAGATCGGGAAATTGTCGAACCAGAAACGCTGATAGAACCTTTCCTCACCCGATTTGTTGGGCGCATTCATAAAAAAGACGATCGCTTATCCATTACGCCTGACCACCCGCTGCTGAAAGACGCGATTCCTTGCCGCGCCGCACGCGATGTGACACACGATTTTCAGGATGGCGATTGGGCGGTAGCCGAAATGCGCCGTCACCCGTTGAAAGGCGACCGTGGCTTCCATGCCGAACTGACGCAGTACATCACCACGGGCGATGACCCACTGGTGCCGTGGTGGGTGACGTTGTCACGCCACAACCTGGAGCGTTCTGCTCCAGAAGTGGAAACTACTGAGCGCCATGACGGCGAGCTCGTCCGTGAAGATCTGACCGCGCTGAACTTTGTCACTATCGATAGCGCCAGTACCGAAGATATGGACGATGCGCTGTATGTGCAGGACAACGACGATGGTTCACTGCAATTAACTATCGCCATCGCCGATCCCACCGCGTATGTGGATGCAGGTAGCGAACTGGACAACATTGCACGCCAGCGCGCCTTCACCAACTATTTGCCCGGCTTCAACATCCCGATGCTGCCGCGTGCACTGTCGGACGATATCTGTTCCCTGCTCCCGAACGAACGTCGCCCCGTCCTCGCCTGCCGCGTGACGATTGCCGCCGACGGTGCACTGGGTGGCGATATCCACTTCTTTGCTGCCTGGATCGAATCCAAAGCCAAATTAGCGTATGACAACGTCTCTGATTGGTTAGAAAATCAAGGCGAGTGGCAGCCACAAAGCGAGGCCATTGCTGAACAAATCCGTTTGCTGCACCGCCTCTGTCTGGCACGCAGTGAATGGCGCACCGCGCATGCCTTAGTGTTTAAAGATCGCCCGGATTATCGCTTCCTGCTGGGTGAAAAGGGCGATGTCTTGGATATCGTGGTTGAACACCGCCGCATCGCCAACCGTATCGTTGAAGAATCCATGATTGCCGCCAACGTTTGTGCGGCCATTGTGCTGCGCGATAAACTGGGCTTTGGTATCTATAACGTGCACAACGGTTTCGATCCCGCCTCGGTTGAACAAGCGGTTGCGGTACTGGACACGCATGGCGTTCAGGCTGATGCACCGACGCTGCTGACACTGGAAGGCTTCTGTACGCTGCGCCGCGAGTTGGATGCCCAGCCGACACAGTTCCTGGATAGCCGTATCCGCCGCTTCCAGTCTTTCGCGGAAGTGAGCACCACGCCGGGGCCACACTTTGGTCTGGGGCTGGAAGCCTATGCCACCTGGACATCCCCGATTCGTAAATACGGCGATATGGTGAACCACCGTTTGCTGAAAGCGGTTATCACCGGACAGGCCGCAGAAAAACCACAAGATGACATCACGGTACAACTGGCCGAACGCCGTCGCCTTAACCGTATGGCAGAGCGCGATGTCGGCGACTGGCTGTACGCCCGCTACCTCAAAGATAAAGCCGGCACGGACAGTCGCTTCAACGCTGAAATCATTGATGTCACACGCGGCGGTCTGCGCGTTCGCCTGTTGGATAATGGTGCAGTGGCGTTTATCCCGTCCTCCTTTATCCATGCGGTGCGTGATGAGTTGGTGTGTAACCAGGAAATGGGCACCCTCTCGGTGAAAGGTGACGTGGTTTATCGTCAGGGGGATACGCTAGACGTCCTCATCGCTGAAGTGCGTCTGGAAACCCGCAGCATCGTGGCAAAACCCGCCGCATAA